Proteins found in one Streptococcus criceti HS-6 genomic segment:
- a CDS encoding acyl carrier protein, with translation MAVFDKVQEIIVEELGKEAEEVQMATTFDELDADSLDVFQVISEIEDAFDIQIETEDGLNTVGDLVAYVEEKTK, from the coding sequence ATGGCAGTATTTGATAAAGTACAAGAAATCATCGTTGAAGAACTTGGTAAAGAAGCAGAAGAGGTTCAAATGGCAACAACATTTGACGAACTTGATGCTGATTCACTTGATGTCTTCCAAGTTATCTCAGAAATCGAAGATGCTTTTGACATCCAAATCGAAACTGAAGATGGTTTGAATACTGTTGGTGACTTGGTTGCCTACGTAGAAGAAAAAACTAAATAA
- a CDS encoding beta-ketoacyl-ACP synthase III encodes MAFAKISQTAYYVPEQIVTNDDLSKIMDTSDEWISSRTGIKERRISRNQETSELATEVAKQLLAKSGSQPEELDFIIVATISPDSMMPTTAARVQANIGATNAFAYDLTAACSGFIFSLSTAEKLIKSGAYQKGIVIGAEVLSKTLDWSDRRTAVLFGDGAGGVLLETSEKEHFLAESLNTDGSRSDSLRSGKSGLNSPYSESSEDAPFMTMDGRAIFDFAIRDVASSIKELLETSGISGDDLDYTLLHQANIRILDKMAKKIGIERDKFLANMMSYGNTSAASVPILLAESVENGIIRLDGSQTVLLSGFGGGLTWGSLIVKI; translated from the coding sequence ATGGCTTTTGCAAAAATCAGTCAAACAGCCTACTATGTACCTGAGCAGATTGTCACCAATGATGATCTGTCCAAAATTATGGATACCAGTGATGAATGGATTTCCAGCCGAACTGGTATCAAAGAAAGACGTATCAGCCGCAATCAAGAAACAAGTGAATTGGCTACTGAGGTGGCCAAGCAACTGTTGGCAAAATCAGGCAGTCAGCCTGAGGAACTTGACTTCATTATCGTAGCTACTATCTCACCCGATTCTATGATGCCGACGACAGCGGCACGTGTGCAAGCCAATATTGGTGCAACCAATGCCTTTGCTTACGACTTGACTGCTGCTTGCAGCGGCTTTATTTTCTCACTGTCCACAGCGGAGAAACTGATTAAGTCCGGTGCCTATCAAAAAGGAATTGTTATTGGAGCCGAAGTCTTATCTAAGACTCTGGATTGGTCAGACCGCCGTACAGCAGTTCTTTTTGGAGATGGTGCAGGTGGTGTCCTTCTCGAAACGAGTGAGAAAGAGCATTTCCTTGCTGAATCCCTTAACACAGATGGCAGCAGAAGCGACAGCTTGCGCTCAGGAAAGTCGGGCCTTAACTCGCCTTATTCTGAGTCTAGTGAAGATGCTCCATTCATGACGATGGATGGTCGAGCTATTTTTGACTTTGCTATCCGAGATGTAGCTTCCAGCATTAAAGAGCTTTTGGAGACTTCAGGAATTTCTGGCGATGATTTGGACTATACTCTGCTTCATCAAGCTAATATTCGGATCTTGGACAAGATGGCTAAAAAGATTGGTATTGAGCGGGACAAATTTCTGGCTAATATGATGTCTTACGGTAATACCAGCGCTGCTAGCGTGCCAATTTTGCTGGCAGAGTCGGTCGAAAATGGTATAATTAGACTTGACGGTAGCCAAACAGTGCTCCTATCAGGATTTGGTGGGGGATTGACATGGGGCAGTCTAATTGTTAAAATTTAG
- a CDS encoding MarR family winged helix-turn-helix transcriptional regulator, translating to MDYKLVNEYLTKVFNNVLVIEEMSLKNSRFNDVSMKEMHTVDIIGHIPDATPSDIARELMVTLGTVTTSLNKLEKKGYVERHRSKVDRRVVHLNLTKKGRLIYRLHNRFHKNMVTQITEGMDEIEIKTLERGLHKLYQFLEELK from the coding sequence TTGGATTATAAACTAGTAAATGAATATCTAACCAAAGTTTTCAACAATGTCTTAGTCATTGAGGAAATGAGCTTAAAAAACAGCCGTTTTAATGATGTGTCCATGAAGGAAATGCACACTGTTGATATTATTGGTCATATTCCGGACGCAACCCCAAGCGATATTGCCCGAGAGCTGATGGTGACTTTGGGAACGGTAACAACTAGCCTGAATAAATTGGAAAAAAAGGGTTATGTTGAACGCCATCGCTCAAAGGTTGATCGCCGTGTTGTTCACCTCAATCTGACCAAAAAGGGGCGCTTGATTTATCGCCTCCATAACCGTTTCCACAAGAACATGGTGACACAAATTACAGAAGGAATGGATGAGATAGAGATTAAAACCTTAGAACGCGGGTTGCATAAGCTCTATCAATTCCTTGAGGAGTTAAAATAA
- a CDS encoding IS30 family transposase, with product MQNYYTPKSKHLTLTERRIIERWLQEGLSNREIARRLAKAPQTIHNEVKRGQVRQQVRKGKFEVIYSADFAQKAYQNNRKRSVKQVSLTKGLKEKITHYIKQKYSPEMIVKAKGLPVPISTIYYWIHHGHLGLTKADMLYPRKEKTKKKHASPNFKPAGKSIEERPESINKRENVGDFEIDTVIQTRAKNECLLTLTDRKSRYQIIRLIPDKSTSSVNQALKAILRDYQINSITADNGAEFSRLAEVFDPAHIYYAHPYSSWERGTNENHNRLIRRWLPKGSKNATQQQVAFIENWINNYPKKLFNYKSPKEFLQTG from the coding sequence ATGCAAAACTATTATACACCAAAAAGTAAACATTTGACACTAACTGAACGTAGAATAATTGAACGTTGGCTTCAAGAAGGGCTCTCAAATCGTGAAATCGCTAGGAGATTGGCTAAAGCTCCTCAAACCATTCACAACGAAGTCAAACGTGGTCAGGTTAGACAACAAGTGCGTAAAGGAAAATTTGAGGTGATCTACTCAGCTGACTTCGCCCAAAAAGCCTATCAAAACAATCGTAAACGTTCTGTTAAACAAGTCTCCCTGACCAAGGGACTCAAAGAAAAGATAACTCACTACATCAAACAGAAATATTCTCCTGAGATGATAGTAAAGGCAAAAGGATTACCTGTTCCCATCTCCACTATTTACTACTGGATTCATCATGGACACTTAGGATTGACTAAAGCTGACATGCTTTATCCTCGCAAGGAGAAAACTAAGAAAAAGCATGCCAGTCCCAACTTTAAGCCAGCTGGAAAGTCTATCGAGGAACGACCAGAAAGCATTAACAAGCGTGAGAATGTTGGTGATTTTGAAATTGATACGGTTATTCAAACTCGGGCAAAAAACGAGTGCCTGTTGACTCTAACGGATAGAAAGAGTCGTTATCAAATCATTCGACTCATTCCCGATAAGTCCACGTCTTCAGTCAATCAAGCTCTGAAAGCAATCCTCAGGGATTATCAAATTAACTCTATCACAGCTGATAACGGGGCTGAATTCAGTCGTTTAGCAGAAGTTTTTGACCCTGCTCATATCTACTATGCCCACCCCTATTCTTCTTGGGAGCGTGGAACTAATGAGAATCATAATAGACTCATCCGGCGCTGGTTGCCTAAGGGAAGCAAAAATGCGACTCAACAACAAGTCGCATTTATTGAAAACTGGATTAACAACTATCCAAAGAAACTATTCAATTATAAATCTCCTAAAGAGTTTTTACAGACTGGCTAA
- a CDS encoding enoyl-CoA hydratase has protein sequence MNFSTILYGVEDGVATLTLNRPEVSNGFNIPICEEIIEAISQAEKDDTVQILLINASGKVFSVGGDLDQMQKAVDADDVQSLVRIAELVNTISFMIKRLPKPVIMSVDGPVAGAAFNMVLAADFTIASEKAKFIQAFVGVGLAPDAGGLFLLTRSIGINRATQITMTGEAVNAEKALDWGFIYRLADSEKLERDTDRLIKRLKRSSPNSFRAIKEMVWKSEFAGWEEYADLELALQKSLAFTEDFKEGVNAFSAKRRPKFTGK, from the coding sequence ATGAATTTCTCAACCATTCTTTACGGTGTCGAAGATGGTGTAGCAACTCTAACCCTCAATCGTCCTGAGGTTTCTAACGGGTTCAATATCCCTATCTGTGAGGAAATCATCGAGGCCATTAGTCAGGCAGAAAAGGATGACACTGTGCAAATTTTACTTATCAATGCCAGTGGAAAGGTCTTTTCGGTTGGTGGAGATTTAGACCAGATGCAAAAGGCTGTTGATGCGGACGATGTTCAATCACTCGTACGGATTGCGGAATTGGTAAACACCATTTCCTTCATGATTAAACGCCTGCCCAAGCCTGTTATCATGAGCGTTGATGGACCGGTTGCAGGGGCAGCTTTTAACATGGTCTTGGCGGCAGATTTTACCATTGCCTCCGAAAAAGCTAAATTTATTCAGGCCTTTGTTGGTGTTGGCCTAGCACCCGATGCCGGAGGCCTCTTCCTCTTAACCCGTTCAATCGGTATCAATCGTGCTACGCAAATTACCATGACCGGTGAAGCTGTCAATGCTGAAAAAGCTTTAGACTGGGGATTTATCTACCGTCTAGCTGATTCTGAAAAATTAGAACGTGACACGGATCGCTTGATTAAGCGGCTGAAACGCAGTTCCCCCAACTCCTTTAGGGCTATTAAAGAGATGGTTTGGAAGAGTGAATTTGCCGGTTGGGAAGAATATGCTGACCTTGAACTAGCCCTGCAGAAATCGTTAGCCTTTACTGAAGACTTTAAAGAAGGGGTTAATGCTTTCAGTGCCAAACGCCGGCCGAAATTCACTGGGAAGTAA
- a CDS encoding HAD family hydrolase, producing the protein MKQAIIFDMDGVLFDTEEFYYSRRQTFLAGLGISIDHLPLSFFIGGNMKQVWQKILGQDYGHWDIAQLQADYTAYKIAHPLPYQEVIFSDVCPSLERLKKAGLKIGLASSSTKSDILKALGDTDLTAYFDVILSGEEFPESKPNPAIYNTAADLLGFAKTDLLIIEDSEKGIAAGVAAGIEVWALEDKRFGLDQSQADRLISSLNQAMDLLQVPALEG; encoded by the coding sequence ATGAAGCAAGCAATTATTTTTGATATGGATGGTGTTCTCTTTGATACCGAGGAATTCTACTACAGTCGCCGCCAAACTTTTTTAGCGGGCCTGGGCATCTCGATTGACCATCTGCCCCTTAGTTTTTTTATCGGCGGCAATATGAAGCAAGTCTGGCAAAAAATTTTAGGCCAAGATTATGGGCACTGGGATATTGCCCAGCTGCAGGCAGATTATACAGCCTATAAGATCGCCCATCCCCTCCCCTACCAAGAAGTTATTTTTTCAGACGTTTGCCCAAGTTTGGAGCGTTTGAAAAAGGCTGGACTTAAAATCGGTCTGGCCTCTAGTTCAACTAAGTCAGATATCTTGAAAGCTCTGGGGGATACGGATTTGACTGCCTATTTTGATGTTATTTTATCGGGGGAAGAATTCCCAGAAAGCAAGCCGAATCCAGCTATCTACAATACCGCGGCAGATCTCCTAGGCTTTGCCAAAACAGACTTGCTGATTATTGAAGATAGCGAAAAAGGCATCGCTGCCGGAGTTGCGGCGGGTATTGAAGTTTGGGCTCTCGAGGACAAACGTTTTGGTCTCGACCAGAGTCAGGCAGACCGTCTGATAAGCAGTCTAAATCAGGCTATGGATCTCCTCCAAGTACCTGCATTGGAAGGATAA
- a CDS encoding aspartate kinase has translation MKVIKFGGSSLASAEQLKKVLDIVRSDSERRFVVVSAPGKRTPEDTKVTDALIKYYRSYTNEDDVSADQDWIIKRYKGIIDELGLSHSILDRITASITELATLPIEGNDFLYDTFLAAGEDNNAKLVAAYFRKNGLPARYLHPGKAGIIVSSEPGNAQILPSSYDKLEELRDSDEVLVIPGFFGVTVNKQICTFSRGGSDISGSIVAAGVKADLYENFTDVDGIFAAHPGVVHKPHSIKELTYREMRELAYAGFSVLHDEALIPAYRGRIPLVIKNTNNPSHPGTRIVLEHSKQELPVVGISGDDKFVSINISKYLMNREVGFGRKVLQVLEDLNIRWEHIPTGIDDMSIILRERELTPIKEREILTQLTRNLGVDEVEFERDLSIIMIVGENMKNQVGVMSTATKAMSDKGINIEMISQGSSEVSVMLVIKSSHEKTAVRAIYKAFFGQEDEKK, from the coding sequence ATGAAAGTCATTAAATTTGGCGGAAGTTCGCTGGCTTCTGCGGAACAGTTAAAAAAGGTTCTCGATATTGTCCGATCAGACTCTGAACGACGCTTCGTAGTTGTTTCAGCACCAGGAAAACGCACCCCTGAGGATACTAAGGTTACCGACGCCCTCATTAAATACTATCGTTCGTATACCAATGAAGATGATGTTTCAGCAGATCAGGATTGGATTATCAAACGCTACAAAGGTATCATTGATGAACTAGGCCTATCTCACAGTATCCTCGATAGGATTACTGCTTCAATTACAGAATTAGCCACCCTGCCCATTGAAGGAAACGATTTCCTCTACGATACCTTCTTAGCGGCTGGGGAAGATAACAATGCTAAATTAGTAGCGGCCTACTTCCGTAAGAATGGTCTGCCTGCCCGTTATCTGCACCCTGGTAAGGCCGGTATTATTGTTTCTAGCGAACCCGGCAACGCCCAAATTCTTCCTTCTAGTTACGATAAACTGGAAGAATTGCGAGATAGCGATGAGGTACTGGTCATCCCTGGCTTCTTTGGCGTGACTGTTAACAAGCAAATTTGTACCTTCTCCCGCGGGGGGTCTGATATCTCTGGTTCTATTGTTGCTGCCGGTGTCAAGGCTGATCTCTACGAAAATTTCACTGATGTTGACGGTATCTTCGCAGCCCATCCAGGTGTTGTCCATAAGCCTCACTCTATTAAGGAATTAACCTATCGGGAAATGCGGGAGCTGGCCTATGCTGGTTTTTCTGTCTTGCACGATGAAGCCTTGATCCCTGCCTATCGAGGACGGATTCCGCTGGTTATTAAGAATACCAATAATCCTAGCCATCCAGGAACCCGCATTGTCCTAGAACATAGTAAACAGGAACTACCTGTTGTAGGGATTTCAGGCGATGATAAATTCGTCAGCATCAATATTTCCAAATACCTGATGAATAGAGAAGTCGGTTTCGGCCGTAAGGTTTTGCAAGTTTTGGAAGACCTTAACATCCGTTGGGAACATATTCCAACTGGGATTGACGATATGTCCATCATTCTGCGGGAAAGGGAACTGACCCCCATCAAAGAAAGAGAAATCCTGACACAGCTGACTCGTAACTTGGGTGTCGATGAGGTGGAATTTGAAAGAGACCTCTCCATCATTATGATTGTTGGAGAAAACATGAAAAATCAGGTTGGGGTTATGTCAACTGCAACCAAGGCCATGTCTGACAAGGGAATTAATATCGAAATGATTTCCCAAGGTTCCAGTGAAGTCTCCGTCATGCTGGTGATTAAGTCCAGCCACGAAAAAACAGCAGTTCGGGCGATTTATAAGGCCTTCTTTGGTCAGGAAGATGAAAAGAAATAA
- the pbp3 gene encoding D-alanyl-D-alanine carboxypeptidase PBP3, with product MKKFFISLLMTLALILAGNLVQADDFEAPAEHAIAVDSSTGKVLYEKDATSPDGIASITKILTVYMVYKAIDNGKLSWNTKVKISDYAYDLTTNSEASNVPMDDREYTVKELVKAAMIASANSAAIALAEKIGGDEPTFVDMMQTQLKEWGIKDAKLVNASGLNNNYLGDHIYPGSKSDDENLMSARDVAIIAQHLIKDYPDVLDISKKTKADFHGTTMTTFNFMLDGMPYAREGVDGLKTGTTELAGQSFVATSTENGMRIISVILHADHADTNEYARFDATNKLLNYVAYNFQLTNLTVEGEAYKASKAQVLDGKSKNVSAVSKDDFRVITKIGSDHKPSATVKTKPVTAAVKKGTKVGTLTYDDPDLIGTGYLDGPPQVTLVAQKPVKKSFFLKVWWNHFVRYVNEKL from the coding sequence ATGAAGAAATTTTTTATTAGCCTCTTAATGACTCTTGCTCTAATCCTTGCTGGAAATCTAGTTCAGGCTGATGACTTCGAGGCTCCCGCTGAGCATGCTATTGCTGTTGACTCTTCAACTGGGAAAGTACTCTACGAAAAGGATGCAACCAGTCCAGACGGCATTGCTTCAATCACCAAAATTTTAACCGTTTATATGGTTTACAAGGCCATTGATAATGGCAAACTCTCTTGGAATACTAAGGTTAAAATTTCCGATTATGCTTATGACCTAACAACCAATTCTGAAGCCAGCAATGTCCCTATGGATGACCGCGAATACACGGTCAAGGAGCTAGTCAAGGCTGCTATGATTGCCAGCGCCAACAGTGCAGCTATTGCCTTGGCTGAGAAAATCGGGGGAGATGAACCGACCTTTGTTGATATGATGCAGACCCAGCTCAAGGAGTGGGGAATTAAGGATGCTAAACTGGTTAATGCCTCTGGCCTCAACAATAACTATCTTGGCGACCATATTTATCCTGGCTCTAAGTCTGATGATGAAAATCTCATGAGCGCTCGCGATGTCGCCATTATTGCCCAGCACCTGATTAAGGACTATCCTGATGTTCTGGATATTAGTAAGAAAACCAAGGCGGATTTTCATGGCACAACCATGACTACTTTTAACTTTATGTTAGATGGAATGCCTTATGCTCGTGAGGGGGTCGATGGTCTGAAAACAGGGACAACTGAACTAGCTGGTCAGTCCTTCGTTGCAACATCGACTGAAAATGGTATGCGAATCATCTCGGTCATTCTCCATGCAGACCATGCTGACACCAATGAATATGCTCGATTTGATGCTACCAATAAATTACTCAACTACGTAGCTTATAATTTCCAACTAACCAACCTAACGGTAGAAGGAGAGGCTTACAAAGCCAGCAAAGCTCAAGTCTTGGATGGTAAATCAAAAAACGTCTCTGCGGTTTCCAAAGACGATTTCCGTGTGATCACTAAGATTGGCTCCGACCATAAACCAAGTGCTACAGTTAAAACCAAGCCCGTCACAGCAGCAGTTAAAAAAGGCACCAAGGTTGGTACTCTGACCTATGATGACCCCGATTTAATCGGTACAGGCTATCTAGACGGTCCACCGCAAGTGACCTTAGTGGCTCAGAAACCTGTCAAAAAGAGCTTTTTTCTCAAGGTATGGTGGAACCACTTCGTCCGCTATGTCAACGAGAAGTTATAA
- a CDS encoding Mini-ribonuclease 3 has translation MTKVNVNLINGIALAFEGDAVYSLYVRRHLIFQGQTKPNQLHRLATNYVSAKAQAMLIEAMLDHNLLTEEEVAIYKRGRNAHSHTKAKNTDIITYKMSTGFEAIMGYLHMTEQITRLEELVGWCISYVEENRTKK, from the coding sequence GTGACTAAAGTCAATGTCAACCTCATCAATGGTATTGCCCTAGCTTTCGAGGGGGATGCGGTCTATTCCCTCTATGTCCGCCGCCATCTGATTTTTCAAGGGCAGACTAAGCCTAATCAGCTTCATCGCCTAGCTACTAACTATGTATCAGCCAAAGCTCAAGCCATGCTGATTGAGGCCATGCTGGACCACAATCTTTTAACAGAGGAAGAAGTGGCTATTTATAAACGGGGGCGCAATGCTCATAGCCATACCAAAGCTAAAAATACTGATATCATCACCTACAAGATGTCAACCGGTTTTGAAGCCATTATGGGGTATCTTCACATGACTGAGCAAATCACCCGACTGGAGGAACTGGTTGGCTGGTGTATCAGCTATGTCGAAGAAAATAGGACGAAAAAATAA
- the cysS gene encoding cysteine--tRNA ligase yields MIKIYDTMTRSLRDFVPLHKDQVNMYVCGPTVYNYIHIGNARSSVAFDTIRRYFEYAGYQVNYISNFTDVDDKIIKAAKEADMTPKDLADKFIAAFMADTKALGIKPATQNPRVMNFMDYIIDFVQVLIDKGFAYETAGDVYFRVQKSQNYAALANKTLADLEVGASGRTDSETELKEDPLDFALWKSAKPDEISWDSPWGPGRPGWHIECSVMSTTILGDTIDIHGGGADLEFPHHTNEIAQSEAKTGKTFANYWMHNGFVNVDNEKMSKSLGNFVTVHDLLKTVDGQVLRFFLATQHYRKPINFTEKAIHDAKANLKYLRNTYTLPLSEQADQAGLDKFLVDFKDAMDDDFNAANGITVIFELAKWINSGHYNQTIKESFAKMLEVFGIVFQEERLDSEIEDLIEKRQAARAQKDFATADKIRDDLAAQGIKLLDTKDGVRWTRD; encoded by the coding sequence ATGATAAAAATCTACGATACGATGACGCGAAGTCTGCGCGACTTTGTCCCCTTGCATAAGGATCAAGTCAATATGTATGTCTGCGGACCAACTGTTTATAACTATATCCATATCGGTAATGCTAGATCCAGTGTGGCCTTCGATACTATTCGCCGTTATTTTGAATACGCCGGTTATCAGGTTAACTATATTTCCAATTTCACCGATGTCGATGACAAGATTATCAAGGCGGCTAAGGAAGCTGATATGACGCCAAAGGACTTGGCTGATAAGTTCATTGCAGCCTTTATGGCCGACACCAAGGCATTAGGGATCAAGCCAGCTACGCAGAATCCTAGGGTTATGAACTTTATGGATTACATCATTGACTTCGTCCAAGTCCTGATAGATAAAGGTTTTGCCTATGAAACTGCGGGAGATGTTTATTTTCGTGTGCAAAAATCGCAAAATTATGCAGCTTTAGCCAATAAAACTCTAGCTGATCTGGAAGTTGGAGCCAGCGGCCGAACTGATAGTGAGACTGAGCTCAAGGAAGACCCCCTCGATTTTGCCTTGTGGAAATCTGCTAAACCGGATGAAATTTCTTGGGACAGCCCTTGGGGGCCCGGCCGGCCAGGCTGGCATATCGAGTGCTCGGTGATGTCGACTACTATTCTGGGAGACACCATTGATATTCATGGTGGTGGAGCAGACCTTGAGTTTCCCCACCATACCAATGAAATTGCCCAGTCCGAAGCCAAGACGGGAAAGACCTTTGCTAACTACTGGATGCACAATGGTTTTGTCAATGTTGACAATGAAAAAATGTCCAAGTCTCTGGGCAATTTCGTAACTGTCCATGACCTTCTCAAAACTGTTGATGGTCAAGTGCTTCGCTTCTTCTTAGCGACCCAGCACTACCGCAAACCTATCAACTTCACCGAGAAGGCTATCCATGATGCCAAGGCTAATCTCAAGTATCTCAGGAACACCTATACCCTTCCGCTGAGTGAGCAGGCTGATCAAGCTGGATTGGATAAGTTCCTAGTAGATTTCAAGGATGCTATGGATGATGATTTCAATGCCGCTAATGGTATTACGGTTATCTTTGAATTGGCCAAATGGATTAATTCAGGTCATTATAACCAAACTATAAAGGAATCTTTTGCCAAGATGCTGGAAGTTTTTGGTATCGTCTTCCAAGAAGAACGTTTAGACAGCGAAATTGAGGACCTAATTGAAAAACGCCAAGCCGCTCGGGCACAAAAAGATTTTGCAACAGCGGATAAGATTCGTGATGATCTAGCAGCTCAAGGGATTAAATTGCTGGATACCAAAGATGGCGTGAGGTGGACCCGTGACTAA
- the cysE gene encoding serine O-acetyltransferase produces the protein MGWWKESIDIVKQQDPAARTSLEVILTYPGIKALAAHRISHFLWRHHMRLLARMHSQFWRFWTNIEIHPGAQIASGVFIDHGAGLVIGETAIVEKGAMLYHGVTLGGTGKDVGKRHPTIRQGALISAHSQLIGPIEIGPNAKVGAGAVVLSDVPADVTVVGVPAKVVRVHGRKDEVAIKTLQEAREASYHSSHL, from the coding sequence ATGGGTTGGTGGAAAGAATCAATAGATATTGTTAAGCAACAGGATCCAGCGGCCCGGACTTCCCTAGAGGTGATTTTAACCTATCCGGGAATCAAAGCCCTTGCTGCTCATCGGATTTCTCACTTCCTCTGGCGACACCACATGCGACTGCTGGCTCGGATGCACAGTCAATTTTGGCGCTTTTGGACAAATATTGAGATCCATCCAGGAGCTCAGATAGCCAGCGGGGTCTTTATTGACCACGGGGCGGGATTAGTTATTGGAGAGACAGCTATCGTTGAAAAAGGAGCAATGCTCTATCATGGTGTTACCCTGGGTGGAACCGGTAAGGATGTTGGCAAACGACACCCCACTATCCGCCAAGGTGCCCTAATCTCTGCCCATTCTCAACTGATTGGTCCCATTGAGATTGGCCCCAATGCCAAAGTAGGCGCAGGCGCTGTTGTCCTATCGGATGTCCCAGCAGATGTTACCGTAGTTGGTGTCCCAGCCAAGGTTGTCCGAGTTCATGGGCGAAAGGATGAGGTGGCAATCAAGACCTTGCAAGAAGCTCGTGAGGCTAGTTATCATTCATCCCATCTCTAG